In Epinephelus lanceolatus isolate andai-2023 chromosome 13, ASM4190304v1, whole genome shotgun sequence, the following are encoded in one genomic region:
- the lin28b gene encoding protein lin-28 homolog B isoform X1 encodes MSAPSPTGGPGKGGGEDPAKSTEQEDRTRPQILSGSGFCKWFNVRMGFGFISMTSSDGSPVDPPLDVFVHQSKLVMEGFRSLKEGEQVEFTYKKSCKGLESLRVTGPGGGPCAGSERRPKGKVPLQKRKPKGDRCYNCGGLDHHAKECGLPPQPKKCHYCQSITHMVAQCPHKALAPATGSQDQHASTSAFSPGTGPYLCPPEEEERSGSSPLEGSSSSPEEPHTHRGPRTQRWRKS; translated from the exons gaGGGCCGGGTAAAGGTGGCGGAGAAGACCCCGCCAAGTCCACCGAGCAGGAGGACCGGACTCGACCTCAGATCCTGTCGGGATCGGGCTTCTGCAAATGGTTCAACGTCCGGATGGGCTTTGGATTTATCTCAATGACCAGCAGCGATGGGAGCCCCGTCGACCCCCCTCTGGATGTTTTCGTCCACCAA AGCAAACTGGTGATGGAGGGCTTCCGCAGCTTAAAGGAGGGTGAGCAGGTGGAGTTCACCTATAAGAAGTCCTGTAAGGGCCTGGAGTCCCTGCGGGTGACCGGACCTGGTGGGGGACCCTGCGCAGGCAGCGAGAGGAGACCCAAAGGGAAGGTCCCACTCCAGAAACGCAAACCAAAGGGAGACCG CTGTTATAACTGTGGAGGTCTGGATCACCATGCCAAGGAGTGTGGCCTGCCCCCCCAGCCAAAGAAATGCCACTACTGCCAGAGCATCACGCACATGGTGGCTCAGTGTCCCCACAAGGCGCTGGCGCCCGCCACAGGCTCTCAGGACCAACATGCGTCTACCTCGGCCTTCAGCCCAGGGACCGGGCCCTACCTCTGCCCCCCCGAGGAGGAGGAGCGCTCCGGCTCGTCTCCCCTGGagggctcctcctcctcccccgaGGAGCCCCACACACACCGCGGCCCCCGGACCCAGAGGTGGAGGAAATCCTGA
- the lin28b gene encoding protein lin-28 homolog B isoform X2, producing the protein MAEGGPGKGGGEDPAKSTEQEDRTRPQILSGSGFCKWFNVRMGFGFISMTSSDGSPVDPPLDVFVHQSKLVMEGFRSLKEGEQVEFTYKKSCKGLESLRVTGPGGGPCAGSERRPKGKVPLQKRKPKGDRCYNCGGLDHHAKECGLPPQPKKCHYCQSITHMVAQCPHKALAPATGSQDQHASTSAFSPGTGPYLCPPEEEERSGSSPLEGSSSSPEEPHTHRGPRTQRWRKS; encoded by the exons ATGGCCGAAG gaGGGCCGGGTAAAGGTGGCGGAGAAGACCCCGCCAAGTCCACCGAGCAGGAGGACCGGACTCGACCTCAGATCCTGTCGGGATCGGGCTTCTGCAAATGGTTCAACGTCCGGATGGGCTTTGGATTTATCTCAATGACCAGCAGCGATGGGAGCCCCGTCGACCCCCCTCTGGATGTTTTCGTCCACCAA AGCAAACTGGTGATGGAGGGCTTCCGCAGCTTAAAGGAGGGTGAGCAGGTGGAGTTCACCTATAAGAAGTCCTGTAAGGGCCTGGAGTCCCTGCGGGTGACCGGACCTGGTGGGGGACCCTGCGCAGGCAGCGAGAGGAGACCCAAAGGGAAGGTCCCACTCCAGAAACGCAAACCAAAGGGAGACCG CTGTTATAACTGTGGAGGTCTGGATCACCATGCCAAGGAGTGTGGCCTGCCCCCCCAGCCAAAGAAATGCCACTACTGCCAGAGCATCACGCACATGGTGGCTCAGTGTCCCCACAAGGCGCTGGCGCCCGCCACAGGCTCTCAGGACCAACATGCGTCTACCTCGGCCTTCAGCCCAGGGACCGGGCCCTACCTCTGCCCCCCCGAGGAGGAGGAGCGCTCCGGCTCGTCTCCCCTGGagggctcctcctcctcccccgaGGAGCCCCACACACACCGCGGCCCCCGGACCCAGAGGTGGAGGAAATCCTGA